In one window of Prevotella sp. E13-17 DNA:
- the rpmF gene encoding 50S ribosomal protein L32, giving the protein MAHPKRRQSNTRTAKRRTHDKAVAPTLAVCPNCGAYYVYHTVCPTCGYYRGKVAIKMDEEVAE; this is encoded by the coding sequence ATGGCACATCCTAAAAGAAGACAATCAAACACTCGTACCGCCAAACGTCGTACTCACGACAAGGCTGTAGCTCCTACACTGGCAGTATGCCCTAACTGTGGCGCTTACTATGTTTACCACACAGTATGCCCAACATGCGGATACTATCGCGGTAAGGTTGCTATCAAGATGGACGAAGAAGTAGCTGAATAA
- a CDS encoding DUF4827 domain-containing protein, translating to MKHKIIALLSLLCLAATFVACNDYETYGDKKDKERAAIKQFLADSAINVISEDVFHKQGDITNNDKNEFVYMNNTGVYMQIVHKGCGEPLRDGENSDLMVRFLELCLLDSSAIYNDTAPYDVDVMNVRRQGNVFTASLTDGVMMSAYNTESVPTGWLVPLKYVNVGRPRTEDDQIAKVRLIVPHTQGHSVASSYVYPYYYEISFVRSIDI from the coding sequence ATGAAACATAAAATCATAGCACTGTTGTCGCTCCTCTGTCTTGCTGCCACATTTGTGGCTTGCAACGATTATGAAACCTACGGCGACAAAAAGGACAAAGAGCGCGCTGCTATCAAGCAATTCTTGGCAGACTCAGCCATCAATGTCATCAGCGAGGATGTGTTCCACAAGCAGGGAGACATCACCAATAACGATAAGAATGAGTTTGTATATATGAACAACACCGGCGTCTATATGCAGATTGTGCATAAAGGATGCGGCGAGCCCCTGCGCGATGGAGAGAATAGCGACCTGATGGTAAGATTCCTTGAACTGTGCCTGCTTGACTCCTCTGCCATATACAACGACACGGCTCCCTATGATGTTGACGTGATGAACGTGCGCCGTCAAGGCAACGTGTTCACCGCCTCACTGACAGATGGCGTCATGATGTCGGCCTATAACACCGAGTCTGTGCCCACAGGTTGGCTGGTACCGCTGAAATACGTCAACGTAGGTCGGCCACGTACAGAAGACGACCAGATTGCGAAAGTACGTCTCATCGTGCCCCACACCCAAGGTCACAGCGTAGCCAGCAGCTATGTTTATCCCTATTATTACGAGATTAGTTTTGTACGTTCTATTGATATATGA
- a CDS encoding beta-ketoacyl-ACP synthase III, whose product MGKINAIITGVGGYVPDYVLTNEELSRMVDTNDEWIMTRVGIKERRILTEEGLGTSYMARKAAKQLMKKTGADPDSIDALIVATSTSDYHFPSTASIVIGKLGLKNAMAFDFSAACCGFLYSLNVASCMIQSGRYKRIILIGADKMSSATDYKDRSTCPLFGDGAGAVMLEGTEEENIGLIDSYLRTDGMGLPFLHMKAGGSVSPASHFTVDHRMHYTYQEGRTVFRYAVTNMSDDCALIAERNGLNKDNIAWVIPHQANMRIIEAVAKRLELPMDQVMVNIEHYGNTSAATIPLALWEYESKLKKGDNIIMTAFGAGFVHGANYLRWAYDGK is encoded by the coding sequence ATGGGAAAGATTAACGCGATCATCACCGGCGTCGGAGGCTACGTGCCTGACTACGTCCTCACCAACGAGGAATTGTCGCGCATGGTCGACACCAACGATGAATGGATTATGACGCGTGTCGGAATCAAGGAGCGCCGAATCCTCACAGAAGAGGGTCTCGGCACTTCTTATATGGCGCGCAAGGCTGCCAAGCAGCTCATGAAGAAGACGGGCGCCGATCCCGATTCTATTGATGCTTTGATTGTAGCCACCTCTACATCCGACTATCACTTTCCATCTACTGCCAGCATCGTCATTGGCAAGTTAGGATTGAAGAATGCCATGGCATTCGATTTTTCGGCAGCCTGTTGTGGATTTCTCTATTCGCTGAACGTTGCTTCATGCATGATTCAAAGTGGACGCTACAAGCGCATCATCCTGATTGGTGCCGACAAGATGTCGTCGGCTACTGACTATAAGGACCGTAGCACTTGTCCGCTCTTCGGTGATGGTGCTGGTGCAGTGATGCTTGAAGGCACAGAGGAAGAAAACATCGGACTGATAGACTCTTACCTTCGTACCGATGGCATGGGACTGCCTTTCCTTCACATGAAGGCCGGTGGTTCGGTCAGTCCTGCCAGCCATTTCACCGTAGATCACCGCATGCACTATACCTATCAGGAAGGTCGCACGGTGTTCCGCTATGCAGTGACCAACATGAGTGACGACTGTGCACTCATCGCTGAGCGCAACGGACTGAACAAGGACAACATCGCTTGGGTGATTCCTCATCAGGCAAACATGCGTATCATCGAGGCTGTTGCCAAGCGTTTGGAACTGCCCATGGATCAAGTGATGGTCAATATCGAGCACTATGGTAACACTTCTGCAGCCACCATTCCCTTGGCTCTATGGGAATATGAGTCTAAACTGAAGAAGGGTGACAATATCATCATGACTGCTTTCGGAGCTGGTTTCGTTCATGGAGCCAACTATCTCCGTTGGGCTTATGATGGCAAGTAA
- a CDS encoding DUF177 domain-containing protein: protein MCDLERFLIDFKALTEDETSLEYDLDNHFFDALEGAQVQEGSLHVSGSIRKAVGFFELQLHTTGTIRIPCDRCLDLMDQPIEADLRLVIKLGDTYTEEDDIITVEEHDPVLNIAWFIYESIILAVPIQHVHQPGDCNDAMMRVLEQHSAARSSDADAQEIDPRWSALLKLKEKS from the coding sequence ATGTGTGATTTAGAGCGTTTTCTGATTGATTTCAAGGCACTTACCGAGGACGAAACGTCCTTGGAATACGACCTTGACAACCATTTTTTTGACGCGCTCGAAGGTGCACAGGTGCAAGAAGGCTCGCTGCATGTGTCGGGGTCTATACGCAAGGCCGTCGGCTTTTTTGAGCTTCAACTTCACACCACTGGCACCATTCGCATCCCCTGCGACCGCTGTCTGGACCTGATGGACCAGCCCATAGAGGCCGACTTGCGCTTAGTTATCAAGCTGGGCGACACATACACCGAGGAGGATGACATCATCACAGTGGAAGAGCACGATCCCGTACTCAACATTGCATGGTTCATCTACGAGTCAATCATATTGGCGGTACCCATCCAGCACGTTCATCAACCTGGCGATTGCAACGATGCTATGATGCGAGTGCTTGAACAGCATTCGGCTGCCCGAAGCAGTGATGCGGACGCACAAGAGATAGACCCGCGGTGGAGTGCACTACTCAAGTTAAAAGAAAAAAGTTAA
- a CDS encoding RidA family protein, which produces MKAISTSKAPGAIGPYSQAIKIGNLIYTSGQLPLNPATGAFPEGGIKEQTQQSLSNIKAILEEAGTTMNNVVKTTVFLADMNDFAAMNEVYAQFFSAPFPARSAVAVKTLPKNALVEIEVVATE; this is translated from the coding sequence ATGAAAGCAATCAGCACATCAAAGGCTCCTGGAGCCATCGGCCCTTATAGTCAGGCCATTAAAATAGGAAATCTCATTTACACTTCAGGACAACTCCCCTTGAACCCTGCCACAGGTGCCTTTCCTGAAGGTGGCATCAAAGAACAGACACAACAGTCTCTGAGCAACATCAAAGCCATTCTGGAAGAAGCAGGTACGACGATGAATAACGTGGTAAAGACCACCGTATTCTTGGCAGACATGAACGACTTTGCTGCCATGAACGAAGTCTATGCTCAGTTCTTTAGCGCCCCCTTCCCCGCCCGCTCGGCCGTTGCAGTAAAGACATTGCCCAAGAACGCACTGGTAGAGATAGAGGTGGTGGCAACCGAATAA
- a CDS encoding YifB family Mg chelatase-like AAA ATPase — MLVKTYCAAVNGLEATTVTNEVNIVRGVNIHISGLADTAVRESIDRIRAALNNSGFRFPNADITINMAPADIKKEGSSYDLPLAIGILAADNKIECSQLEHYMMVGELGLDGRLNPIRGALPIAIKARADKYKGLIVPSQNVREAAVVNNLDVYGMDSLIDVANFFNGSSIYKPLKVDTRKEFYEQQNHFEYDFSDVRGQESVKRALEIAAAGGHNLIMIGPPGSGKSMMAKRLPSILPPLSLSESLETTQIHSIAGKLPRDTSLISQRPFRAPHHTISQVALVGGGQNPQPGEISLAHNGVLFLDEMPELSRTVLEVLRQPLEDRRITISRAKYNVDYPCSFMLIASMNPCPCGYYGDPLHKCVCTPGQIQRYMNKISGPLLDRIDIHCEIQAVPFAQLSQMQPGEPSSAIRERVIRARNIQTERFSSLPTGEGGGRGRPHCNAQMTERMLHEFADPDAASLDMLRMAMERLKLSARAYSRILKVARTIADLAGSEKVQSMHIAEAIGYRNLDRGDWAERG, encoded by the coding sequence ATGCTCGTCAAAACCTATTGCGCAGCCGTCAATGGACTTGAAGCAACAACCGTAACAAATGAAGTAAACATCGTACGTGGTGTTAACATCCACATCTCTGGTCTTGCAGATACCGCCGTACGCGAGAGTATTGACCGTATTCGTGCGGCGCTCAACAATTCTGGCTTTCGTTTTCCCAATGCTGACATTACGATAAACATGGCACCTGCTGATATCAAAAAGGAAGGCAGTAGCTATGACTTGCCATTGGCTATTGGCATTCTGGCAGCCGACAATAAGATAGAATGTAGCCAATTGGAACATTACATGATGGTGGGAGAGCTGGGACTCGATGGCAGATTGAACCCCATTCGCGGTGCACTCCCCATAGCCATCAAAGCTCGTGCTGATAAATACAAAGGACTCATTGTTCCCAGTCAGAACGTACGCGAAGCTGCCGTAGTCAACAATCTAGATGTTTATGGTATGGACTCGCTGATTGACGTGGCCAACTTTTTTAACGGCTCTTCCATCTATAAACCACTGAAGGTGGACACACGTAAAGAATTCTACGAGCAACAGAATCATTTTGAATATGATTTTAGTGATGTTCGCGGACAAGAAAGTGTGAAGCGAGCCCTTGAAATAGCTGCTGCAGGGGGACACAACCTCATAATGATAGGTCCTCCTGGATCAGGAAAATCAATGATGGCCAAGCGCTTGCCAAGTATTCTGCCACCGCTGTCTCTTTCTGAGAGTCTTGAGACTACCCAGATTCATAGTATTGCTGGCAAGCTGCCGCGAGACACCAGCCTCATCAGTCAACGTCCTTTTCGCGCTCCTCATCACACCATCTCGCAAGTGGCCCTCGTTGGTGGCGGTCAGAATCCTCAACCGGGCGAAATCTCACTTGCCCATAATGGTGTGTTATTCCTAGACGAGATGCCAGAACTCTCGAGAACAGTGCTCGAAGTTCTACGGCAACCACTGGAAGACCGCAGGATCACCATTAGTCGCGCAAAGTATAATGTTGACTATCCCTGTTCGTTCATGCTCATTGCATCTATGAATCCCTGCCCATGCGGTTACTACGGCGACCCGCTCCACAAGTGTGTTTGCACGCCAGGGCAAATTCAGCGCTACATGAACAAAATCAGCGGTCCCCTATTAGACCGCATCGACATCCACTGCGAGATACAGGCCGTACCCTTTGCCCAGCTCTCGCAGATGCAGCCCGGCGAACCGTCGTCCGCCATCCGCGAGCGAGTCATCCGTGCCCGCAACATCCAGACTGAGCGCTTCAGCTCCCTCCCTACAGGGGAGGGCGGGGGGAGGGGCCGCCCTCACTGCAACGCCCAGATGACCGAGCGCATGCTCCACGAGTTCGCCGATCCCGACGCTGCCTCGCTCGACATGCTGCGCATGGCCATGGAGCGCTTAAAACTGAGTGCCCGCGCCTACAGCCGTATCCTCAAGGTGGCTCGCACCATCGCCGACCTCGCCGGCAGCGAGAAGGTGCAGTCCATGCACATCGCCGAAGCCATCGGCTACCGGAATCTCGATAGAGGCGACTGGGCAGAAAGAGGATAA
- a CDS encoding bifunctional oligoribonuclease/PAP phosphatase NrnA translates to MLNNILTQEECQQMTALIKQSETIVITCHQNPDGDALGASLGWAEYLRVVFGKEAQIFIPDQYPDYLQWMPNTQKIVRFDKFQQGCEWTLKNCDLIFCLDFNTASRVDQMQQALCASPAKKVLIDHHPNPDVDAVLTVSRPKASSTCELIFRLVWQMGGFEQLEKNFAIPVYCGMMTDTGGFTYNSNDPDIFFIIGELLTKHINKDKIYRNVFHNFSEDRIRLMGYVMYQSLVVDSERHASFFTLTRDILKKFNFVKGDAEGLVNMPLQIKGHKLSISLREDTEKDNTIWVSLRSVDQFPCNEMAAQFFNGGGHLNASGGRLFCSMDEAINITKSAILAFEKQLK, encoded by the coding sequence ATGCTAAACAATATACTTACACAAGAGGAATGTCAGCAGATGACAGCCCTCATCAAACAAAGCGAAACGATTGTCATCACCTGCCATCAGAACCCAGATGGCGATGCTTTGGGCGCAAGTTTAGGTTGGGCAGAATACTTACGCGTCGTCTTTGGGAAAGAAGCACAAATCTTCATTCCCGACCAATATCCAGACTATCTGCAGTGGATGCCCAACACACAAAAGATTGTACGCTTCGATAAGTTCCAACAAGGTTGTGAATGGACCCTGAAAAACTGCGACTTAATATTCTGTTTAGACTTCAACACCGCCTCACGCGTCGATCAAATGCAACAGGCTTTGTGTGCTTCGCCTGCCAAGAAAGTGCTGATTGACCACCACCCCAACCCCGATGTAGATGCCGTGCTGACCGTGTCGCGCCCCAAAGCCTCTTCTACCTGCGAGCTGATATTCCGTCTAGTATGGCAGATGGGAGGCTTCGAACAGCTGGAGAAGAACTTTGCCATCCCCGTATATTGCGGTATGATGACAGACACAGGCGGCTTCACTTACAACTCTAATGATCCAGACATCTTCTTCATCATCGGAGAACTGCTGACCAAGCATATCAACAAAGACAAGATCTATCGCAACGTGTTCCACAACTTCTCAGAAGATCGTATCAGGCTGATGGGCTACGTGATGTATCAAAGTTTGGTTGTTGACAGCGAGAGACATGCCAGCTTTTTCACACTGACACGCGACATTCTGAAGAAATTCAACTTCGTAAAGGGCGATGCCGAGGGACTTGTCAACATGCCCTTACAAATAAAAGGTCACAAATTGAGCATCTCTCTACGCGAAGATACAGAAAAAGACAACACCATCTGGGTAAGCCTTCGAAGCGTTGACCAGTTCCCCTGCAACGAGATGGCAGCTCAGTTTTTCAATGGTGGCGGCCACTTAAATGCATCTGGCGGACGACTCTTTTGTTCGATGGACGAAGCCATCAACATCACCAAGAGCGCCATATTGGCCTTCGAGAAACAACTGAAATGA
- a CDS encoding HAMP domain-containing sensor histidine kinase: MQWTDRIRQVKIWLVAAAIIIAVTSLLVSHLLVRDLQKEEQRKMDVWAQAMNFVNQADETTDLSLATAVIEGNNTIPVIVLSAEGEVMDYRNIDDDVDVKKYALRMKAAGDTIRIEVFDTYQLVCYDESTMLKRLTQYPYWALGIVMIFVVVAIFALLSSKRAEQNKVWVGLSKETAHQLGTPISSLMAWVEILKDNYPQDELIPELENDVKRLERIAERFSKIGSQPEPVDESMNNLLDRVIVYMNKRTSQKVVIKGHYPNHDVVVKMNASLFEWVVENLCKNAVDAMEGGNGRIDLWLLEEDDIVAIEIADTGKGIKKKDIKNVFRPGFTTKQRGWGLGLSLAKRIVEQYHHGHIYVKDSEVGRGTTFRIEMRKKTQ, encoded by the coding sequence ATGCAGTGGACTGACAGAATCAGGCAAGTAAAGATATGGTTGGTGGCGGCAGCAATCATCATTGCCGTTACTTCACTATTGGTGTCACACCTATTGGTGCGCGACCTTCAGAAAGAAGAACAACGCAAGATGGATGTGTGGGCACAAGCCATGAATTTTGTCAACCAAGCAGACGAAACCACAGACCTGTCACTGGCCACAGCTGTGATAGAAGGCAACAACACCATCCCCGTCATCGTGCTGAGTGCCGAAGGCGAGGTCATGGACTATCGCAACATTGACGATGATGTGGACGTGAAGAAATATGCCCTGCGCATGAAGGCCGCAGGCGACACTATCCGCATCGAAGTCTTCGACACCTATCAATTGGTGTGCTACGATGAGTCAACCATGCTAAAGCGACTTACCCAGTATCCCTATTGGGCACTGGGCATCGTCATGATTTTTGTGGTAGTCGCCATCTTCGCATTGTTATCCTCTAAACGAGCAGAACAAAACAAAGTGTGGGTGGGACTCTCGAAAGAGACTGCCCATCAGCTTGGTACACCTATCTCCAGCCTGATGGCATGGGTTGAAATACTGAAAGATAACTATCCTCAAGACGAACTGATACCCGAACTTGAAAACGACGTAAAACGCTTGGAACGAATCGCCGAACGTTTCTCGAAAATAGGTTCACAGCCCGAACCTGTTGATGAATCCATGAACAATCTGCTGGACCGCGTGATTGTATATATGAACAAGCGCACCTCTCAGAAGGTCGTCATCAAAGGACACTATCCCAACCACGATGTGGTGGTGAAGATGAATGCGTCGCTCTTCGAATGGGTAGTGGAGAACCTCTGCAAGAACGCTGTTGACGCCATGGAAGGAGGTAATGGGAGAATAGACCTGTGGCTGCTGGAAGAAGACGATATTGTGGCCATAGAAATTGCCGACACAGGAAAAGGTATTAAGAAGAAAGACATTAAGAACGTATTCCGACCCGGCTTTACAACCAAGCAACGTGGATGGGGATTAGGTCTTTCTTTGGCTAAAAGAATTGTCGAACAATATCATCACGGTCACATCTATGTCAAAGATTCAGAGGTAGGTAGAGGCACGACCTTCCGCATTGAGATGCGAAAAAAAACACAATAA
- a CDS encoding acyltransferase family protein, giving the protein MKSDRIAWVDMLRGFCIISILWFHTEMYYAGEDIIPYALYVEDVLAVFFFLSGYVMHNVEKDDYKRMQRSVFRWLFVPYVVFTSLLALPKALAHNSFDGFWPIIVDILTGHASWFVSSLIVAKLFYISLIFFFKPSSRLLSVSGAAAFLLSALIGNNESPWHYKSDIWCINEAFLGFSLMTAGMLFRRYEDIIVKRLYSLSGYLLLLFLVLITKYLILTLNMQMVFGPIIVSNYPLFLLNLAVCVLLIVGVFMRLPNNNLLEWVGRHSIVYYFFCGGCPLLISIGLNHLGFDYKCYAQMPLVWGLVFAFSSLLVALVNRYTNIVRRA; this is encoded by the coding sequence ATGAAATCAGATAGGATCGCTTGGGTAGATATGCTGAGAGGATTCTGCATAATCTCCATTCTATGGTTTCACACCGAAATGTATTATGCCGGTGAAGACATCATTCCTTATGCTCTATATGTTGAAGACGTACTGGCCGTGTTCTTTTTCCTTTCCGGATATGTGATGCACAATGTGGAAAAAGACGATTATAAGAGGATGCAAAGGAGTGTGTTTCGCTGGCTTTTTGTGCCTTATGTCGTATTCACGTCTCTGTTGGCCCTACCAAAAGCCTTGGCACATAACTCCTTTGATGGCTTTTGGCCCATTATCGTGGATATCCTTACCGGACACGCATCGTGGTTCGTGAGTTCACTGATTGTTGCCAAGCTTTTCTACATAAGTCTTATATTTTTCTTTAAACCTTCTTCAAGACTCCTATCAGTCAGTGGCGCTGCTGCATTTCTCCTGTCTGCCCTGATAGGTAATAACGAATCACCATGGCACTATAAATCCGATATATGGTGTATTAATGAAGCCTTTTTGGGTTTTTCTTTGATGACAGCAGGCATGCTTTTCAGACGTTATGAAGACATTATTGTGAAGCGTCTTTACAGCCTGTCTGGCTATCTGCTACTGCTCTTTTTAGTGCTAATCACAAAATACCTCATCCTGACATTGAACATGCAGATGGTGTTTGGCCCCATCATCGTATCAAACTACCCGCTGTTCCTACTTAATTTAGCAGTTTGTGTATTGCTGATTGTAGGTGTCTTTATGAGGTTGCCCAACAACAACTTGTTGGAGTGGGTGGGGCGACATTCCATCGTCTATTACTTTTTCTGTGGTGGCTGTCCCTTGCTCATTAGCATTGGTCTTAACCACTTAGGATTCGATTACAAATGCTATGCACAAATGCCATTAGTGTGGGGCTTGGTTTTCGCATTCTCGTCCCTGCTAGTCGCTTTAGTTAATCGTTATACTAATATAGTTCGTCGGGCTTGA
- the glmM gene encoding phosphoglucosamine mutase — MTLIKSISGIRGTIGGHTGDTLNPLDIVKFTTAYATFIGGKRIVVGRDGRISGPMVRDIVCGTLVGMGYEVIDIGLATTPTTELAVRWHEADGGIIITASHNPTQWNALKLLNREGEFLTAADGAEVLRIADEEDFNYAPVEKLGSVITDDTMNRQHIQSVLDLKLVDVEAIKKRKFRVCADTINSVGGVILPEFFKALGVDFEILNGECTGQFAHNPEPLEKNLQGIMDKMRQGGFDLGIVVDPDVDRLAFICEDGKMFGEEYTLVSVADYVLSHDKGNTVSNLSSTRALRDITERHGGKYTAAAVGEVNVTTKMKEVGAVIGGEGNGGVIYPESHYGRDALVGIGLFLSSLAQKGIKVSELRKTFPDYQIAKNRIDLTPETDVDAILVKVKEMFAGNPEATVNDIDGVKIDFPTMWVHLRKSNTEPIIRVYSEAQTMEEADAIGKKLMQVVYDMQ, encoded by the coding sequence ATGACACTGATTAAATCCATTTCGGGTATCCGCGGAACAATCGGCGGACACACGGGCGACACGCTCAACCCGCTTGACATCGTAAAGTTCACAACCGCTTACGCTACCTTTATCGGTGGCAAGCGTATTGTTGTAGGCCGCGACGGCCGCATCTCTGGCCCCATGGTTCGCGACATTGTCTGCGGCACACTGGTAGGTATGGGCTACGAAGTGATTGACATCGGTTTGGCTACTACGCCAACCACAGAGTTGGCCGTACGCTGGCACGAAGCCGATGGAGGCATCATTATCACCGCCAGCCACAACCCCACACAGTGGAATGCGCTGAAATTGCTAAACCGTGAGGGAGAATTTCTGACAGCTGCCGACGGTGCCGAGGTACTGCGCATTGCAGATGAAGAAGACTTCAACTATGCGCCAGTAGAGAAATTGGGAAGCGTCATCACCGACGACACGATGAACCGACAGCACATTCAGTCGGTTCTCGACCTGAAATTGGTAGATGTAGAGGCCATCAAGAAACGCAAGTTCCGCGTTTGTGCCGACACCATCAACTCAGTAGGCGGTGTCATTCTGCCCGAGTTCTTCAAGGCTCTTGGCGTAGATTTCGAGATTCTGAATGGCGAATGCACTGGTCAGTTTGCCCACAATCCCGAGCCGTTGGAGAAGAACCTGCAGGGCATCATGGACAAGATGCGCCAGGGCGGTTTCGACCTGGGCATCGTGGTCGACCCTGATGTTGACCGTCTTGCCTTCATCTGCGAAGACGGCAAGATGTTTGGCGAGGAATACACGCTGGTCAGCGTAGCCGACTACGTACTGTCACACGACAAGGGAAACACCGTCAGCAACCTCTCTTCCACCCGTGCTCTGCGCGATATCACCGAGCGCCATGGTGGCAAATACACCGCCGCAGCTGTCGGCGAGGTGAACGTTACCACGAAGATGAAAGAGGTGGGCGCCGTGATCGGTGGCGAAGGAAATGGCGGTGTCATCTATCCCGAGAGCCACTACGGCCGCGATGCGCTGGTAGGTATTGGTCTGTTCCTGAGCAGTCTGGCACAGAAAGGCATAAAGGTCAGCGAACTGCGCAAGACCTTCCCCGACTATCAGATAGCCAAGAACCGCATTGACCTGACTCCAGAGACCGACGTTGATGCCATCCTGGTCAAGGTGAAAGAGATGTTTGCTGGCAATCCGGAGGCTACGGTCAACGACATTGACGGCGTCAAGATAGACTTCCCCACCATGTGGGTTCACCTGCGCAAATCAAACACAGAGCCTATCATCCGTGTTTACAGCGAAGCTCAAACCATGGAAGAGGCTGACGCCATCGGTAAGAAGCTGATGCAGGTGGTCTATGACATGCAATAA